The nucleotide sequence taACAGActtaaagttgaagcccatggaattgaagacaaACTACTACCTGGTTAGGAaactggctgagcggcaggagtcgGAGAGTAGGTATGATGGGCGGGATTGTGACGAGTGGTGTCCCACGTGGATCTgtgttggagcctcaactattcacaatatttattaacgacttagatattGATAGAAagataaggggaacagatagggtagataaagagaaactatttccactggttggggagtctaggactaggggcacagtctaaaactCAAGtctcagacctttcaggagtgaaattaggcaacatttctacacacaaagggtggtagaagtttggaactctctttcgcaaattgatgctaaatcaattgtttattttaaatcagagattgatagttttttgttaaccaaagggaaAAATTAAGATATACGGGACAAAGGTGGGTAGATggcgttaggtcgcagatcagccatgatctcattgaatggcagaataggctcaaagggctgaacctcctcctgtttctatgttcctaaaatGCCCATATTCTCTAATTAAGGAACACACAGCATCAAAATGTGTAAAATTGTACAACACAAGTACAGGTACTAGAAAAGCATGCAATCATTTTTCATTGAGAAATTTCTCCAGCATGGACAGAAAAGGTGGGCCACATGCAATAGCAGCTGTTAACAATTTGTCGACTGTAACCTCCTTGAAGGACACAGCATCACCAGCAGTGGACAAGGCAGCAGGGAAAAAACAGAACAAAAGGGGTTTAAAAGTACAGAAAAAAACTATCAACAAACTCATGTTACATAAGACCCATCAGTATATGTCTAAGTATAAACTTAGTGACCTAAATAAGAGTGAGGAAAAGTAACTAAATGTGTGAAAATTAATGATATTTTGTAGCACTGCACCCTGTTCAATTTTCACCCAAAAAATGTCAAATTCACTCTCCTCCCCTGGGCAGTATTCGATTTCTTAACACAAAACTGCAAGGTTTTAAACAGCAACAAGCATCAGGAGCTTTACACTCTACTCTGCAGCTTTCTCGGAGCCTGAAATCAGATCCTTGTGCAATTGTACACACGACCACTGAGTAAGCAAGTTATTCAGATAATTTAAGTACCGAACTTTAGCAGCCCAAACATTTTACAGTAGCCCTTTCTCGGTTATTGAATTATAAACATTCAATATGTGCCAACCCCTCCCAGAGTGTGACTCAGAAAGACCAAGGATCAACCCCGGCATATGATGTATGCAGATAATAAATAACTGGGTATTTGCGCTAGCCCCAGCTTCCTTAGGATAGGCGAGTGGACAAGATTCCAATCCcaactgttcccgagtgtgtcccaccCTGGTAAGGTGGTCTGGGAAGCCAACAATTAAAAACAAAGAAAAATTATCACAAACTATTTGTTTTTATTAATGTTGAATAAAATTCATTGATCAATAAAGGGGATGAAaagttccttttaaaaaaaaaataggaaaaTGCCCATTTTCTCCGTAATTAAGGAAACACTGACTGAAATCATCGGAACACACGGCATCGAAATGCAAAAGATCTTCAAACATAATTTCACTAGTGGTACATGAACATCAGAGAAAAACGAGCATTCATTTTACATTAGCAGAAATTTGTTCACAAAAGACAGGAAAGGCTGGGTCACACACAGTCGGAGCGATCAACTATCTGCCGACTGTAACCTTTTCAAAAGGATGGAGCAACCCCATCCGTGGCAGGATCAGGGTCATGTACCAGGCCTCCCCATGGTAAAATGACTCATCTTTCACAGTTGAGGCTCATCAATATAGTACGGCTGCTTCAGCGAACCTCCAGAAAGCTGCTCACTGCCAAGCGACTCCAGCACTTCCAGGTCAGTGGGTTTGGGGAGAAGAGGAGAAAATTGGAGGGGCAAAAGTAAATTCTTGTTGAGAAACTACTTTTGAATGTTCGAAGTGACATTCTGTCACAAAGCAGAGGAGTCAGACTCGCTGGTAAACTGCTTATAGGGGACCTTAAAAATCCTGGCAGACACACAACTCGGAAATGTAATGTTTTACAACTAGTCATGTTCAACTTTGTGTTGAGTTTTAAATACAAAATGGCAAAAATAAAGAGAAATACACACAGTCGGTCCCTCAGCATCAAAACTGCCTTGACCATTTATATATAATTCCTTATTGTTCCACATtattcctcagataataaagcagtccgtgcccacatgcagcaagacctggacaacattcaggcttgggctgatacgtggcaagtaacattcgcgccacacaagtgccgggcaatgaccatctccaataagagagagaCTAACCACCTACCCCattcaacatcctggggctcaccactgaccagaaacataactggaccagccacataaatatcgtggcaacaagaggtcaggagctgggtattctgtggcaagcatctcacctcctgactccccaaagcctttccaccatctacaaggcacacgtcaggagtataatggaatattccccacttgcctggatgagagttAAACCGAGACTGCTTCTGCCCTCtcctctcacgtggatgtaaaagataccatggtcactattcgaagaggagctggagagttctccccatgtcctggccaatatttatctctcaaccaacatcactaaaaaacaaattaactggtcattatcgtgctgctgtttgtgggagcttgctgtgctcaaattggctgcaccGTTTCCTGCATTTCAAAaataagagtacttcattggccgtgaagcgcTTTCGGATGTGATGATGTGAAAGACgccatagaaatacaagtctttcttattCTGATTTCAAATTTACCAACCAATAAGGTCCCTTACAATCCTCCAGACCTACAAAATTAAAACATTAATGAGAGCAAGAAATATGAGGGCAAAATGGAGTTGATGAGCCAGTGAAGCAGAGCTCCTGGGGACACACTTAAACCATGTAACAACCGATATTAGCCTATCGATTTAGATGTTGAGTGCTAGGATTGTACTTCCTTAAAAGAACCATGTCCTTTATGTTCGACGTTTGAGAAAGAATAAGCTTGCATTTACATACACTTCTCACAACCTCAGCACTTCACAGGcaattcattacttttgaagtgcagtcactattgttttGTAAGCAAAAGCAGCAACCagtctgtgcacagcaagatccaacaagcaGCTACTGAGATGAATGCCCAGTGAATCTGTTTTTACCAATGTTAGCAGACAGATAACCATCGGCTCAGAAACCAGGAGAACGTTCCATTCTTCAGCGACTAATGCCCTGGGATGTTATACATCCACATAAACAGGCAGAGAAGGCCTCAAGTTTAATGTCTCATATAAAAATGAGTACCTCCAACAtttagcgttccctcagtactgcactgaagtgtcagcctggatgacaATGaacttgagctcaagtctctggagtgggactcaaacccacaaccttttgactcaacaACTTCCACAGATAAAAAaaactgcatttctatagcacctttcacaaccttaggaagacccaaagagctttatagccaatgaagcattttggaagtgtagtcactgttgtaatgtagtaaacgcagcaatttgtgcacagcaagcttccacaaacagaaaTTAAATCAGTGACCGGAAAGTTCATtttagagtggggggagggaggcgggaggagggggggagggaggcaggaggaggaggaaagccGGGAGGGGGAAagccgggagggggggagggggggggggaagggggaaagccgggaggggggggagggggaaagcaggGGAAGGGGGAagccgggaggggggagggggaaaaccgggatggtgggggggggggggggggggagccgggaagaggggggaaaagggggaaagccgggagggggggaagggggaaagccgggagggggggaagggggaaagccgggaggggaagggggaaagccggggggggaggggaggaggaaagacgggagggggaaagccaggaaagggggggggggggaagcctggggggggggggggggttggggagggggaaaagccgggaagggggggggagggcaaGGGGGAAagccgggagggagggggaggggggaagccgggaagggggaaagagggggaaagccggggggggggaagccgggaaaggggggggggaaagagggggaaagccggggggggggggtggggtgagaagcCGGGAGGGGGAAAAgccgggcttatattcactggaatttagaagaatgagggaggatctcataaaaacatataaaattctgacaggattggacaggttagatgcaggaagaatgttcccgatgttggggaagtccagaaccgggggtcagtctaaggataaggggcaagccatttaggaccgagatgaggtgaaacttcttccctcagagaattgtgaacctgtggcattctctaccacaaagttgttgaggccagttcgttagatctattcaaaagtgagttagatgtggcccttacggctaaagggatcaaggggtgtggagagaaagcaggaatggggtactgaagttgtatgattggtggtgcaggttcgaagggccgaatggcctactcctgcacctattgtctatatttctatgaccagaaataaaagttctcaattgggaaaatgccgattttgctaagctgagatgtgatttagcccaaGTGGAAtggaaacagctacttaaaggTAAACCAGTCAgaaaagtgggaggcattcaaggagatcctgagggttcagagcaagtatgttcccttaaagaaaaagtgtgggacCAACAAAGCTAGAGCCCCCTGgacgtcaagggacatacaggggaggataaagaaaaaaagggaggcttatgacagataccgagggctaaatactgcagaaaccctagaggactatagaaagtgcaggggtgcaagtaaaaaggaaattaggaaagcaaagagagagcatgaaaaaatgttggcaagtaaaatacaAAAatgtttataaatacattaagagcaacaggataactgaaaagtagggcctattagagaccataaagataatggagtaagccatttaggaccgagatgaggagaaacttcttcacccagagagtggtgaacctgtggaattctctaccacagaaagtagttgaggccaattcactaaatatattcaaaagggagttagatgaagtccttactactcgggggatcaagggttatggcgagaaagcaggaagggggtactaaagtttcatgttcagccatgaactcattgaatggcggtgcaggctagaagggctgaatggcctgctcctgcacctattttctatgtttctatgacagtcagcacagatttgttactgGAAGGTCATGTCTCACTAATTTTAttcaattttttgaggtggtaacacggaggatcgatgagggtaatgtgtttgttgtagtgtatatggattttagcaaggcttttgataaggtcccacatggcagattggtcacaaaagtaaaagaccagggcaaagtggcacattggatccaaaattggttcagaagcaggaagcaatcggcagtccctcggaatcgaggaaatcttgcttcctctcttaaaaatgagtccttgggtggctgaacagtccaatatgagaaccacagtccctgtcacaggtgggacagaaagtcgttgagggaaagggtgggtgggactggtttgccgcacgctccttccgctgcctgcacttgatttctgcatgctctcggcgatgagactagaggtgctcagtgcccttctggatgtacttcctccacttagggcagtctttgaccagggacttccaggtgtcagtggggatgttgcactttttcagggaagctttCAGGGTGCccctgcaacatttcctctgcccacttttggctcgtttgctgtgaaggagttccaaatagagcgcttgctttgggagtctcgtgtccagcatgtgaacgatgtggcctgcccagcggagctgatcaagtgtggtcagtgcttcaatgctggggatgttggcctggtcgaggacgctattgttggtgcgcctgtcctccgaggggatttataggatcttgcagaggcatcgttgtatggttgatgggtgtttttgtgactggaaggctgttttccaatggggttccgcagggctcagtactaggtcccttgctttttgacgtatacatcaatgattttgacttgaatgtagagggtatgattaagaagtttgcatatgatacaaaaattggctgtgtggttgataatcccCAGCTGTAGATTGCAcgaggatatcaatgaactggtcaggtgggcagagcagtggcaaatggaattcaatccggaaaagtgtgaggtaatgcatttggggaaggctaacaaggaaagggaatacacattaaatggtatgacactgcgaagtgtagaggaacaaagggaccttggagtgcatgtccacagatccctgaaggtagcaggccagggagctaaggtggttaagaaggcatacggaatacttgcctttattagccgaggcatagaatacaagagcagggaggttatgcttgaactgtataaaacactagttaggccacagctagagtactgcgtgcagttctggccacaatacaggaacaatgtgattgcactggagagaatacatagatttacgaggatgttgcctggactgaagaattttagctatgaggaaagattggataggctggggttgttttctttggaacaaaggaggctgaggggaacctcattgagatgtataaaattttgaggggcctggatatagtggataggaagggcctttttcccttagcagaggggtcaacaaccagggtgcatagatttaaagcaattgaggggaggtttagagaaaattagaagggaaatttcttcactagagggtggtgggggtctggaactcactgcctgaaaaggtggtagaggcagaaaccctcaccacatttaaaaaaatacttgatgTGAAGTGCCTAACTTACAGGGCTaccgaccaagagctgaaaagtgagattaagctggatagctcttggttggtcagcaaggacacaatggaccaaaatggcctacttctgaattataaatttctacaattctatggagggaaagtgggggggaggggggagggaaagtgggggggaggggggagggaaagtgggggggaggggggagggaaagtgggggggaggggggagggaaagtgggggggaggggggagggaaagtgggggggaggggggagggaaagtgggggggaggggggagggaaagtgggggggaggggggagggaaagtgggggggaggggggagggaaagtgggggggaggggggagggaaagtgggggggaggggggagggaaagtgggggggaggggggagggaaagtgggggggaggggggagggaaagtgggggggaggggggagggaaagtgggggggaggggggagggaaagtgggggggaggggggagggaaagtgggggggaggggggagggaaagtgggggggaggggggagggaaagtgggggggaggggggagggaaagtgggggggaggggggagggaaagtgggggggaggggggagggaaagtgggggggaggggggagggaaagtggggggaggggcgagggaaagtgggggggaggggcgagggggagggcgagcgggggagggggagggcgagcgggggagggggagggcgagcgggggagggggagggcgagcggggggagggaggggaggggggaagggagggaggggaggggggaagggggggagggggggaaggggggtgaagggagggaggggggaaggggggggaaggggggggagggggggaagggaggggaggggaggggagggaggggagggggggaagggaggggaggggggaggggaggggaggggggaggggaggggggagggggggagggaggggagggggggggaagggaggggggggaagggagggggggggggaaggggggggggggaagggaggggggggggaagggaggggaggggggggaagggaggggagggggggggaagggaggggaggggaggggaagggaggggagggggggggaagggaggggagggggggggggaagggaggggaggggggggggggaagggaggggaggggggggggggaagggaggggaggggggggaagggaggggagggggggggaagggaggggagggggggggaagggaggggaggggggggaagggagggaggggggaagggaggggaggggggggaagggaggggaggggggggaagggaggggaggggggggaagggaggggaggggggggaaggaggggaggggggggaagggagggaggggggggaagggaggggaggggggggaagggaggggagggggggaagggaggggaggggggggaagggaggggaggggggggaagggaggggaggggggggaagggaggggaggggggggaagggaggggaggggggggaagggaggggagggggggaagggaggggagggggggaagggaggggaggggggggaagggaggggaggggggggaagggagggagcgggggaggaagggaggggagcggagggggagggaggggaggggggagggagggggaggggaagggagggagggggaagggagggagggggaagggaggggtacgtctgtgaggggaaggggggggaggggaggggaggggaaggggagggggagggggaaggggggggaggggggggggaggggagggaggggagggggagggggggggggggagggggggaggggagggggggtgggggagggaggggaggggggaggggaggggaggggaggggagggggagggggaggggggaggggtgggagggggagggggagggaggggtggggaggggagggaggggaggggggggggNNNNNNNNNNNNNNNNNNNNNNNNNNNNNNNNNNNNNNNNNNNNNNNNNNNNNNNNNNNNNNNNNNNNNNNNNNNNNNNNNNNNNNNNNNNNNNNNNNNNNNNNNNNNNNNNNNNNNNNNNNNNNNNNNNNNNNNNNNNNNNNNNNNNNNNNNNNNNNNNNNNNNNNNNNNNNNNNNNNNNNNNNNNNNNNNNNNNNNNNgggggggagtgggagtgggggtgggggggagggggagtgggagtgggggtggggggagggggagtgggagtggggggagggggagtgggagtggggggagggggagtgggagtggggggagggggagtgggagtggggggagggggagtgggagtgggagtggggggcgTGGGATACCTGCCTGAGCCAAACTGATGCTGCTCCGCAGAGCCTGGGTGACCGGTCTGGGCGGGTATGAATCTGGGCCACCAGACAATGCAGCAGCCGCCGGGCACATACCCCACACACCCGGGGGGCCGGGCACGTACCCCACACACCCCGCGGGGGCCGGGCACATATCCCACACAATGCCTCACCTTAATGCCGTAGGGCGGCTCGTCGAAGGTCACCAGCATGTACCTGTCGCCGCGGCTGGCCGGGTCGCGGGCCCgcagctgtggggagagagggcagtgagtgagggtaaTGGAGGCCGGGGATACGGGCCCGCCCGGCTTGCCGGCGGTGCATCTCCACATTCAATGGTTTTTATTTTACCTTCATGAAAATCTCCACAGCGCCTTTAGCGATGTCCAGGTAGGTGGTGCCCAGGGCGGTGCGCTGGCTCATCGAGCCCGACGTGTCTACCAGGAAAAGGAGAATGGGCATCTTGCGGCCGGGCCGGGGAGGGAGGCCGAAGGAGGGAGACGAGGCCGGGACCGGGTGAGGGGAAAggggtcgatcgaggtgagggaggcCGGGGTATTCCAGGCCGGGCTCGGGCTGTGGCTAggccgggggaaagggagggacGGGGACCGGGCCGGGGTGAGGGAGCCTGGGCCAggccggggggaagggagggacggggaccgggtcggggtgaaggaggctgggctgggccgggccgggccgggccggggtattccgggggggggaagagagggagggacggaggccGGGCAGGGCTGAGGCAGGCCTGGGTGTGCCGGGCCGCCGCCGTTCTAACTGACTCGGAGTCCACGAGGGACACGCGCGCTCGATCTCTCGGACACGCGCTCCGCCTCCCCGAGCGCGGCCCACAGAAGGGGGCGGGGTATCATTGGCGGCTGACTGCGCCTGCATATTCAGCCGAGGATTCTGGGTGTTGTAGTCTCTCACGAAACAAGACAATCAGTGTGGCACCGAGCCTCACAGGGAGAATCAGGGAGGGCTTGGGCAGGGAGGTAAGTTTTAAGCAGCGTctaagaggaggagagagaggcagagaggttcagggtgggagttccagagcttggggcccaggcaactgaaggtacgaccaccaatggtggagcgattataatcagggatggtcaggagagcagaattagagaaacatagaaaataggtgcaggagtaggccatttggtactcaagcctgcaccaccattcaataagatcatggctgatcattccctcagtacccctttcctgtttctctccataccccttgatccgaggttccggggtttggcgccgatgaggaattccgtccgaacggaggtcagtttggacgggatctccccacgtgcttgagcctcctcgacacacctaacggagtcagggcccagagcccaacagctctacaactattttgagcatactcacaggtgtactCATTACACCCATAGAAAACAGGTGTGGCAGGGGAAGCCAGCCCGTTCGCTTCAGCTTGTTAAAGGTATATTGCTGTATCGCTTAGCAATTGATGGGTTTTTGCACCATTCTGTCGGATTAAAGAAGTAAGGGAAATTTTGGGAGCCTTCCTGACAATGCTGCCTTAAAAAAAAACTGTGATCAGCACATTATTTGGCACACCGCTTTATTTGCATGCGCTGGAGGGTGAGGGATCAAGTTGGCAGAGCTCTGTCGCATCTCCCGGCTTTCAGCGCACATTCGCAATCAATTGTTACAGGAGTGCGGCCTAATGGCTTATGGTACTGGACAAGCAACCAACAATCCCAGCATGGCAAGTGGTAAAACTGAATCCGAAAATGGGTCCGGTACCGGAAAATGACCTTTATGAAAGCTGACGGATTGTTGTAAAAGTGCACGTGATTCACAAACGTACGTTCGGGAAGTGAGCCTGCCACactctacctggtctggcctacatgtgcctCCAGGTCCATGCCGTGCGGTCGGCTCTTGGGACAGGCAATAGGCGCAGCTTTGCTGGTGTAACCTATGTCCCCCGAGAACAAATGAGGAAAATGAAGCATTACCAATGCATTGTTTGGCGGGACCGGTGATCTCAACATTTTCCTTGTGGAAAGCAGCCTGCAACAAGAAAGGGCCCTATACTTCCACCATGTAGCAGCATTCCCATAAGTGCATGGGGTGTGATTGGCTGCACTCATGGGGCcatacattccccctcccccaaccccacccccccaccctttcagaagaatgagagaggatctcatagaaacgtttaaaattctgacgggtttcgacaggttcgatgcaggaagaatgttcccgatgttggggaagtccagaaccaggggtcaccgtctaaggataagaggtaagccatttcgaaccgagatgaggagaaacttcttcacccagagagtggtgaacctgtggaattctctaccacagaaagttgttgaggccaattcactaaatatattcaaaaaggagttagatgtcatccttactactatagggatcaaggggtatggcgagaaagcaggaatgggatactgaagttgcatgttcagccatgaactcattgaatggcggtgcaggctcgaagggccgaatggcctactcctgcacatattttctatgtttctatgatccccttagcgttagggccatatctaactccctcttgaatatatccaatgaattggcatcaataactctgcggcagggaattccacaggttaacaactctctgagtgaagaagtttctcctcatctcagtcctaaatggcctaccccttatcctaagactgtgtcccctggttctggacttccccaacatcgggaacaatctacccgcatctaacctgtccagtcctgtcagaattttatacatttctatgagatcccctctcatccttctaaactccagtgaatacaggcccggttgatccagtctctcctcatatgactgtccagccatccctggaattagtctggtgaaccttcgctacactccctcaatagcaagaacgtccttcctcagattaggagaccaaaactgaacacaatattccaggtgaggcctcaccaaggccctgtacaactgcagtaaaacctaccTGCTCTGATActgaaatcctctagctatgaagaccaacatgccatttgccgccttcaccgtctgctgtacctgcatgccaactttcaatgacgaatgtaccgtgacacccaggtctcattgcatctaccctttgctgcactccctcaatagcaagaacgtcctgcctcagattaggagaccaactcttttggttggacacaaaattaaacaattaaatcaagtgccccctgatctgggcgacaatcgataaggtgccacacaaaaggttactgcagaagataaaggtacgcggagtcagtggaaatgtattagcatggatcgagaattggctggctaacagaaaacagagagtcgggataaatgggtccttttcgggttggaaatcggtggttagtggatcggtgctgggaccacaactgtttacaatatacatagatgacctggaagaggggacagagtgtagtgtaacaaaatttgcagatgacacaaatattagtgggaaagcgggttgtgtagaggacacagagaggctgcaaagagatttagataggttaagcgaatgggctaaggtttggcagatggaatacaatgtcggaaaatgtgaggtcatccaccttggaaaaaaaactgtaaaaagggaatattatttgaatggggagaaattacaacatgctgcggtgcagaggaacctgggggtccttgtgcatgaatcccaaaaagttagtttgcaggtacagcaggtaatcaggaaggcgaatggaatgttggccttcattgcaagagggatggagtacaaaagcagggaggtcctgctgcaactgtacagagtattggtgaggccgcacctgaagtacagcgtgcagttttggtcaccttacttaaggaaggatatactagctttggagggggtacagagacgattcactaggctgattccggagatgagggggttaccttatgatgatagattgagtagactgggtctttactcgttggagttcagaaggatgaggggtgatcttatagaaacatttaaaataatgaaagggatagacaagatagaggcagagaggttgtttccactggtcagggagactagaactagggggcactgtctcataatacgggggagccaatttaaaa is from Pristiophorus japonicus isolate sPriJap1 chromosome 6, sPriJap1.hap1, whole genome shotgun sequence and encodes:
- the ints6l gene encoding integrator complex subunit 6 isoform X7, which gives rise to MPILLFLVDTSGSMSQRTALGTTYLDIAKGAVEIFMKLRARDPASRGDRYMLVTFDEPPYGIKAGWKENHATFMNELKNLQATGLTTLGQALRTSFDLLNLNRLVSGIDNYGQAKNKWICS
- the ints6l gene encoding integrator complex subunit 6 isoform X6, giving the protein MPILLFLVDTSGSMSQRTALGTTYLDIAKGAVEIFMKLRARDPASRGDRYMLVTFDEPPYGIKAGWKENHATFMNELKNLQATGLTTLGQALRTSFDLLNLNRLVSGIDNYGQVDPTVCAHSEC